A genomic window from Salvia miltiorrhiza cultivar Shanhuang (shh) chromosome 5, IMPLAD_Smil_shh, whole genome shotgun sequence includes:
- the LOC130985160 gene encoding protein PLASTID TRANSCRIPTIONALLY ACTIVE 12, chloroplastic isoform X1 — protein sequence MASVSPSWHYQDGGLRRIVSVDAAVTKNLKLPFAGSFSSSMSKFKVVTISPLKRAPLLTQIKCEKDDKESPIEHISVERYPYHSYMDSTSGQLEPASGARASIPGEEYWPEGTSSRVRAARAPEPTGVSTGKPSFGKTPGSRRKRNKSSFSASQSSETNVSVNDQVEAESQEDSLDEPKDHLSGYVVYQAEPTGEELSSYELDKKIGNPHPFIDPEAKKPIEDPLTSEELWWNWRKTDKEQWSRWQRRRPDVETVFLKAMAETGQIKLYGEEPTLTECALFRARRHIYKEERLEEENERLQKLGPIAYYSEWVEAWKRDTSREAVQKHFEETGEDETSQLIEMFTYQTDREYRIMMGTDVRIPRDPLAMRMREDQIKQIWGGDPVYPTINYIQDPNEVIDYRGPDFHEPTPNMLDYLKEHGKIITREELEKILANEKAEVVEMADMDDAMAQAVDIGENDDEGEDSEDEGEEKEDEKVTRNWSILKSNQEVLKPKSQTKPKKKIETLEEAVDDSENLTDFLLDFEQED from the exons ATGGCGTCtgtttctccttcttggcattATCAAG ATGGAGGATTGAGAAGGATAGTTTCAGTGGACGCGGCCGTCACCAAGAATCTCAAG CTACCGTTTGCAGGTTCATTTTCTTCATCGATGTCAAAGTTTAAAGTAGTAACCATCTCTCCGTTAAAGAGGGCTCCTTTACTTACTCAAATAAAGTGCGAGAAAGATGATAAAGAGAGCCCCATCGAGCATATATCAGTTGAGCGATACCCGTATCATAGCTATATGGACTCCACTTCCGGTCAGCTTGAGCCGGCTTCTGGTGCTCGTGCAAGCATTCCAGGGGAAGAGTACTGGCCGGAAGGCACATCAAGTCGAGTAAGGGCTGCACGGGCTCCTGAACCAACTGGTGTGTCGACTGGAAAACCATCTTTCGGGAAAACCCCTGGGAGTAGGAGGAAAAGGAACAAGTCTTCGTTTTCTGCATCTCAGTCTTCAGAAACGAATGTATCTGTGAATGATCAAGTGGAAGCTGAATCTCAAGAGGATTCGCTTGATGAACCAAAAGATCACTTGTCAGGGTATGTTGTCTATCAGGCAGAACCTACGGGAGAGGAGTTGAGTAGCTATGAACTTGACAAGAAGATTGGGAATCCTCACCCCTTTATTGATCCGGAAGCTAAGAAACCGATTGAGGATCCACTTACAAGTGAAGAACTGTGGTGGAACTGGAGAAAGACCGACAAGGAACAATGGTCGAGATGGCAAAGGAGACGACCAGATGTTGAGACA GTGTTTCTCAAAGCTATGGCAGAGACTGGGCAAATTAAGCTTTATGGTGAAGAACCAACCCTTACTGAATGCGCTCTTTTTAGAGCTAGACGTCATATTTATAAAGAAGAGAG GCTTGAGGAAGAAAATGAAAGACTGCAAAAGCTAGGCCCTATAGCTTACTATTCAGAATGGGTTGAAGCTTGGAAAAGGGACACCTCACGTGAAGCCGTGCAGAAGCATTTTGAAGAGACTGGTGAAGATGAGACATCTCAACTAATTGAGATGTTTACATATCAAACTGATCGAGAGTACCGCATCATGATGGGTACTGATGTCCGTATTCCTCGAGATCCACTAGCGATGCGCATGCGGGAGGATCAAATAAAGCAAA TATGGGGTGGAGATCCTGTTTACCCAACTATCAACTACATTCAGGATCCAAACGAGGTGATTGATTACCGGGGTCCAGATTTTCACGAACCGACTCCAAACATGCTTGATTATCTTAAGGAG CATGGAAAAATTATAACAAGAGAGGAGCTGGAGAAGATCCTGGCCAATGAGAAGGCAGAAGTAGTCGAG ATGGCGGACATGGATGATGCTATGGCACAAGCTGTCGACATAGGAGAAAACGAT GACGAAGGAGAGGACAGCGAAGATGAAGGTGAAGAGAAAGAAGATGAGAAAGTTACGCGCAATTGGAGCATCCTAAAAAGCAATCAAGAAGTGCTCAAGCCAAAG TCGCAGACGAAACCTAAAAAGAAAATCGAGACCCTGGAAGAAGCTGTAGATGATTCGGAGAACCTGACAGACTTTCTTCTAGACTTTGAGCAAGAGGATTAG
- the LOC131024791 gene encoding uncharacterized protein LOC131024791 has product MSTNNEAIPLSIIKEKIRNKYVVVRILRLWVQKDKLGKEGLEMIVIDEWGNKIQASVSTVNKNKFHELLKEGQITVIKNFQVVKNNPNFQHAKINHEWKISFTFRTIVYESTERPNITENGFDFIHFRNIHSHDQELVLDILGEVKTENITIDCVEMKHGKAKKCDITLADADGTQVICVLWESYNIYLK; this is encoded by the exons ATGTCGACGAATAATGAAGCTATTCCTTTGAGCATCATCAAGGAAAAAATACGAAATAAATATGTGGTTGTCAGAATTTTGCGCTTATGGGTTCAAAAAGATAAATTGGGCAAGGAAGGACTTGAAATGATCGTGATTGATGAATGG GGCAACAAAATTCAAGCATCCGTCTCAACAGTGAACAAGAATAAGTTTCATGAGTTACTTAAAGAGGGACAAATAACCGTTATTAAAAACTTCCAAGTAGTGAAAAACAATCCTAACTTTCAGCATGCAAAAATCAATCATGAGTGGAAAATCAGTTTTACCTTTAGAACCATTGTTTATGAATCAACTGAACGCCCGAATATTACTGAAAATGGATTTGATTTCATCCATTTTCGAAATATTCATTCACATGATCAAGAATTGGTATTGG ATATTCTTGGGGAggtaaaaactgaaaatattacCATAGATTGTGTTGAAATGAAGCATGGCAAAGCTAAGAAGTGTGACATAACATTGGCTGATGCAGA TGGCACACAAGTAATTTGCGTATTGTGGgaatcatataatatatatctaAAATAA
- the LOC130985160 gene encoding protein PLASTID TRANSCRIPTIONALLY ACTIVE 12, chloroplastic isoform X2: MSKFKVVTISPLKRAPLLTQIKCEKDDKESPIEHISVERYPYHSYMDSTSGQLEPASGARASIPGEEYWPEGTSSRVRAARAPEPTGVSTGKPSFGKTPGSRRKRNKSSFSASQSSETNVSVNDQVEAESQEDSLDEPKDHLSGYVVYQAEPTGEELSSYELDKKIGNPHPFIDPEAKKPIEDPLTSEELWWNWRKTDKEQWSRWQRRRPDVETVFLKAMAETGQIKLYGEEPTLTECALFRARRHIYKEERLEEENERLQKLGPIAYYSEWVEAWKRDTSREAVQKHFEETGEDETSQLIEMFTYQTDREYRIMMGTDVRIPRDPLAMRMREDQIKQIWGGDPVYPTINYIQDPNEVIDYRGPDFHEPTPNMLDYLKEHGKIITREELEKILANEKAEVVEMADMDDAMAQAVDIGENDDEGEDSEDEGEEKEDEKVTRNWSILKSNQEVLKPKSQTKPKKKIETLEEAVDDSENLTDFLLDFEQED, from the exons ATGTCAAAGTTTAAAGTAGTAACCATCTCTCCGTTAAAGAGGGCTCCTTTACTTACTCAAATAAAGTGCGAGAAAGATGATAAAGAGAGCCCCATCGAGCATATATCAGTTGAGCGATACCCGTATCATAGCTATATGGACTCCACTTCCGGTCAGCTTGAGCCGGCTTCTGGTGCTCGTGCAAGCATTCCAGGGGAAGAGTACTGGCCGGAAGGCACATCAAGTCGAGTAAGGGCTGCACGGGCTCCTGAACCAACTGGTGTGTCGACTGGAAAACCATCTTTCGGGAAAACCCCTGGGAGTAGGAGGAAAAGGAACAAGTCTTCGTTTTCTGCATCTCAGTCTTCAGAAACGAATGTATCTGTGAATGATCAAGTGGAAGCTGAATCTCAAGAGGATTCGCTTGATGAACCAAAAGATCACTTGTCAGGGTATGTTGTCTATCAGGCAGAACCTACGGGAGAGGAGTTGAGTAGCTATGAACTTGACAAGAAGATTGGGAATCCTCACCCCTTTATTGATCCGGAAGCTAAGAAACCGATTGAGGATCCACTTACAAGTGAAGAACTGTGGTGGAACTGGAGAAAGACCGACAAGGAACAATGGTCGAGATGGCAAAGGAGACGACCAGATGTTGAGACA GTGTTTCTCAAAGCTATGGCAGAGACTGGGCAAATTAAGCTTTATGGTGAAGAACCAACCCTTACTGAATGCGCTCTTTTTAGAGCTAGACGTCATATTTATAAAGAAGAGAG GCTTGAGGAAGAAAATGAAAGACTGCAAAAGCTAGGCCCTATAGCTTACTATTCAGAATGGGTTGAAGCTTGGAAAAGGGACACCTCACGTGAAGCCGTGCAGAAGCATTTTGAAGAGACTGGTGAAGATGAGACATCTCAACTAATTGAGATGTTTACATATCAAACTGATCGAGAGTACCGCATCATGATGGGTACTGATGTCCGTATTCCTCGAGATCCACTAGCGATGCGCATGCGGGAGGATCAAATAAAGCAAA TATGGGGTGGAGATCCTGTTTACCCAACTATCAACTACATTCAGGATCCAAACGAGGTGATTGATTACCGGGGTCCAGATTTTCACGAACCGACTCCAAACATGCTTGATTATCTTAAGGAG CATGGAAAAATTATAACAAGAGAGGAGCTGGAGAAGATCCTGGCCAATGAGAAGGCAGAAGTAGTCGAG ATGGCGGACATGGATGATGCTATGGCACAAGCTGTCGACATAGGAGAAAACGAT GACGAAGGAGAGGACAGCGAAGATGAAGGTGAAGAGAAAGAAGATGAGAAAGTTACGCGCAATTGGAGCATCCTAAAAAGCAATCAAGAAGTGCTCAAGCCAAAG TCGCAGACGAAACCTAAAAAGAAAATCGAGACCCTGGAAGAAGCTGTAGATGATTCGGAGAACCTGACAGACTTTCTTCTAGACTTTGAGCAAGAGGATTAG